One segment of Brassica napus cultivar Da-Ae chromosome C3, Da-Ae, whole genome shotgun sequence DNA contains the following:
- the LOC106413727 gene encoding 40S ribosomal protein S19, mitochondrial-like codes for MAFCTKLGFLQNRSVSLTSMLGSLRYMSTKLFIGGLSPGIDDNSLKDAFSTFNGVTDARVMTNKVTGRSRGYGFVNFISEDSAKSVISAMDGQELNGFNIRVDVAKEWPILPLSLDESTEDVKKGNKVVSRSVWKDPFVDALLMNKKNAALNRKIWSRRSTILPEYVDSSVRIYNGKTHVRCEITEGKVGHKFGEFAFTRKVTKHPRAKSV; via the exons ATGGCTTTCTGCACCAAACTCGGCTTCTTACAAAACAGAAGTGTTTCACTGACATCAATGCTCGGTTCACTCCGCTACATGTCCACAAAGCTCTTTATTGGTG GCCTATCACCCGGAATTGATGATAATTCCTTGAAGGATGCTTTCTCTACCTTCAACGGAGTGACAGACG CAAGAGTGATGACAAACAAAGTGACTGGGAGGTCTAGAGGTTATGGATTTGTTAACTTCATCAGCGAGGATTCTGCTAAATCTGTTATTTCAGCTATGGATGGACAG GAGTTGAATGGGTTTAACATCCGTGTGGATGTTGCAAAAGAATGGCCAATCTTGCCATTGTCTCTGGACGAGAGTACAGAAGATGTGAAGAAAGGCAATAAGGTGGTGAGCCGATCTGTGTGGAAAGATCCTTTCGTCGACGCGCTCTTGATGAACAAGAAAAACGCAGCTCTGAACAGGAAGATATGGTCGAGGAGATCGACTATTCTGCCAGAGTATGTTGACTCGTCCGTGAGGATCTATAATGGCAAGACTCATGTGCGTTGTGAGATCACAGAGGGGAAAGTTGGGCATAAGTTTGGAGAGTTTGCGTTTACAAGAAAAGTGACCAAGCATCCTAGAGCAAAGTCAGTGTAG
- the LOC125583021 gene encoding uncharacterized protein LOC125583021: MTTSVVLKSRGLGRRIIQGDYATRSEKLRAITIMRHHLTEDLRNQYLNIENPRDLWTKLKSRYTMVLLPKVRHEWMSLRFQDFESVDEYHFALSKIVYKLTLCGEVVTEEDLLEKTFLTADPRDLLLQHIYREKGFTTYNDMLSCLLLTEQSNQLLKRNSEMRYPEANKTDMDQDESKAAVSNVTDGVAGMSID, translated from the coding sequence ATGACCACTTCAGTTGTTCTGAAATCAAGAGGACTCGGAAGGAGGATCATTCAGGGTGATTATGCAACTAGAAGTGAAAAGTTAagagccataacaattatgcgcCATCATCTAACTGAGGATCTAAGAAATCAGTACCTAAatattgagaatcctcgtgacctttggacaaAATTAAAATCCAGATACACaatggtgttattaccaaaggtcagACATGAATGGATGAGTCTCAGATTCCAGGACTTTGAGTCTGTGGATGAATATCATTTTGCTTTGTCCAAAATCGTTTACAAACTGACACTATGTGGTGAAGTGGTAACAGAGGAGGATTTACTGGAAAAGACTTTCCTCACAGCCGATCCAAGAGATCTATTGTTACAACATATCTATAGAGAAaaaggtttcaccacctataATGATATGCTCTCATGCCTATTACTAACTGAGCAGAGTAATCAGTTGCTAAAAAGAAATAGTGAGATGAGATATCCTGAAGCAAATAAGACTGATATGGATCAGGATGAAtccaaggcagccgtgtccaaCGTAACTGATGGTGTGGCCGGCATGTCTATTGACTAA